In a single window of the Diabrotica undecimpunctata isolate CICGRU chromosome 11, icDiaUnde3, whole genome shotgun sequence genome:
- the LOC140452786 gene encoding uncharacterized protein, producing the protein MSSDLWWHGPSWLKLYDYPTQFSLPDDIPELKTAEVITLSATLDFSLIKQFSSLIKLKRCTAYILRFINNCKISKSSLHERASGALTSQEISTAMFYLVRIVQNECFSEEIRNLTKKGPVSPKGKLISLQPFLNSNRILCVGGRLKNSSYSFEKRHPILLPSNNYFTDLILLDLHVKLCHAGPLLLLSTIRNEFWPIHGKNSAKRIVHTCIRCCRASPPKNLSPIMGDLPKDRVDPSPPFYITGVDYAGYFLVKDRKRRGCKLLKAYVALFVCFTTRAVHLELVSDLTTHSFIAAFTRFVSRRGKPFKIYSDNGTNFQGANRELKEFYDFIKTNKREIQDHSIIESIEWHFIPPQSPHFGGLWEAGVKSMKSHLKRVVGNAHLTYEEFCTIQK; encoded by the coding sequence ATGTCTTCTGACTTATGGTGGCATGGACCTTCCTGGCTTAAATTATATGATTATCCTACACAATTTTCTCTTCCAGATGACATTCCGGAGTTAAAGACTGCCGAGGTCATTACTTTGTCTGCCACATTAGACTTTTCATTAATAAAGCAATTCTCTAGTTTGATTAAGTTAAAGAGATGTACTGCTTACATTCTGAGATTCATTAATAATTGCAAAATATCCAAGTCTTCCCTTCATGAGAGAGCTTCAGGTGCTTTAACTTCTCAGGAGATTTCAACCGCTATGTTTTACCTAGTAAGGATAGTTCAGAATGAATGTTTCTCGGAAGAAATACGCAATTTGACAAAAAAGGGGCCTGTAAGCCCAAAAGGCAAACTCATTTCGTTGCAACCATTTCTCAATTCAAATCGAATACTTTGTGTTGGTGGTAGATTAAAAAATTCATCGTATTCTTTTGAGAAAAGACATCCGATTTTGCTACCatctaataattattttactgaCTTAATTCTTTTAGACCTGCACGTTAAACTCTGTCATGCAGGTCCTCTTCTTCTTTTATCTACAATTCGAAATGAATTTTGGCCTATTCATGGTAAAAATTCAGCCAAGCGTATCGTCCATACATGTATTAGGTGTTGTCGTGCAAGTCCACCTAAAAATCTGTCTCCAATTATGGGTGATTTACCGAAGGATCGTGTTGACCCATCCCCTCCTTTTTATATCACAGGCGTAGATTACGCAGGTTATTTTTTAGTCAAGGATCGAAAGAGGCGTGGATGCAAACTTTTAAAGGCATATGTAGCCTTATTCGTGTGTTTCACAACTCGTGCTGTTCATTTAGAACTCGTATCTGATTTAACTACTCATTCATTTATAGCAGCCTTTACGCGCTTTGTAAGCAGAAGAGGAAAGCCTTTTAAGATATACTCTGATAATGGAACTAACTTTCAGGGTGCTAATCGTGAACTAAAAGAGTTTTATGATTTTATTAAGACTAATAAGCGTGAGATTCAAGACCATTCAATAATCGAAAGTATTGAATGGCACTTCATACCTCCACAATCGCCGCACTTCGGTGGCCTTTGGGAGGCCGGCGTTAAGTCAATGAAATCGCATTTAAAACGCGTCGTCGGTAATGCTCACCTCACGTATGAGGAATTCTGTACAATACAGAAGTAG